In the genome of Zonotrichia albicollis isolate bZonAlb1 chromosome 24, bZonAlb1.hap1, whole genome shotgun sequence, one region contains:
- the LOC141731727 gene encoding nucleolar protein 9-like isoform X3 has translation MVVHAEPPPEPDMSRQWRQSAPRLDPDTAEYFRRALETLEEGLSEEELVPPPKGAEPKAKKAELKAKGAWSLPEGAELPPSFRPLLEELAQGLEQQIPALLSPACASLCLQGALRALHRSQSPSCARFCRALIGCLSQDSPAHDQSPLLTSLQDPDRSRLLEAAMTVLDPPGLRELFRGHLRGHLRGVASHRVANHGLQRLLDHAPEDVVSEALSELGPALQEPLARGHPGVILALLGAALRHPRLQGEALRSLFQALRCWAPPHHPHCVTALAQLRPLEGGDSGEEAEPEPRPPSPIGSRALQLLLHFRDPAPIVGGLRALPPPALPGLARSPPGSRIWDAILGSKTVPKNDKKRLLKRLKGHWGALAMDKSGSRVLDTAWACSPLPQRVQMASELAPLLPRLLRDPLGRGVARRLSLELFLRLRPQWEGLQRGRGLQL, from the exons ATGGTGGTTCACGCTGAGCCCCCCCCTGAGCCCGACATGTCGCGACAGTGGCGACAGTCGGCGCCTCGCCTCGATCCCGACACTGCCGAATATTTCCGGAGGGCCCTGGAGACGCTGGAGGAGGGGCTGAGCGAGGAGGAGCTCG TCCCTCCTCCCAAGGGGGCGGAGCCAAAGGCAAAGAAGGCGGAGCTAAAGGCCAAGGGGGCGTGGTCACTGCCAGAGGGGGCGGAGCTTCCACCCTCGTTCCGCcccctgctggaggagctggcacaggggctggagcagcaaatCCCAG ccctgctgagcccggCCTGCGccagcctgtgcctgcagggGGCGCTCCGGGCCCTGCACCGCAGCCAATCACCTTCCTGCGCCCGCTTCTGCCGCGCCCTGATTGGCTGCCTCAGCCAGGACAGCCCCGCCCACGACCAGAG CCCTCTGCTGACGTCACTACAGGACCCCGACCGGTcccgcctcctggaggcggccATGACAGTCCTGGACCCCCCGGGGCTCCGCGAGCTCTTCCGGGGTCACCTGCGGGGTCACCTGAGGGGCGTGGCCTCTCACCGAGTGGCCAATCACGGCCTGCAGAGGCTCCTGGACCACGCCCCCGAGGATGTG GTGTCAGAGGCGCTGTCGGAGCTTGGCCCCGCCCTCCAGGAGCCGCTGGCCCGGGGTCACCCCGGGGTcatcctggccctgctgggggcGGCCCTGAGGCACCCCCGGCTCCAGGGGGAGGCGCTCAGGAGCCTCTTCCAG GCTTTGCGCTGCTGGGCCCCGCCCCACCACCCCCATTGCGTCAccgccctggcccagctccgcCCCCTGGAGGGCGGGGACAGCGGCGAGGAGGCGGAGCCTGAG CCCCGCCCCCCGTCTCCCATTGGCTCCCGCGCtcttcagctcctcctccatTTCCGTGACCCCGCCCCCATCGTGGGGGGGCTGCGGGCGCTGCcccccccggccctgcccggcctggCCCGGAGCCCCCCCGGGAGCCGAATTTGGGACGCGATTTTGGGGTCAAAAACCGTCCCCAAAAACGACAAAAAACGGCTCCTGAAACGCCTCAAG GGTCATTGGGGAGCGCTGGCCATGGACAAGAGCGGGAGCCGAGTGCTGGACACGGCCTGGgcctgcagccccctcccccAGAGGGTCCAGATGGCTTcggaattgg CCCCGCTCCTGCCCCGGCTGCTCCGGGACCCCCTCGGCCGCGGCGTCGCCCgaaggctcagcctggagctgttCCTGAGGCTCCGCCCCCAGtgggaggggctgcagagggggcggggcctccAGCTCTGA
- the LOC141731727 gene encoding nucleolar protein 9-like isoform X1: MVVHAEPPPEPDMSRQWRQSAPRLDPDTAEYFRRALETLEEGLSEEELALFAPNVLSELSRCLPSAALHPSSSRLLLQLLPHCPPETLTPFISHLGGVSRHPRGSRALEAALGRALAALGAGLALGAGLEGAVTELGAELGRDLGGVARDANGSFVLRALLGLLSGGADPVPPPKGAEPKAKKAELKAKGAWSLPEGAELPPSFRPLLEELAQGLEQQIPALLSPACASLCLQGALRALHRSQSPSCARFCRALIGCLSQDSPAHDQSPLLTSLQDPDRSRLLEAAMTVLDPPGLRELFRGHLRGHLRGVASHRVANHGLQRLLDHAPEDVVSEALSELGPALQEPLARGHPGVILALLGAALRHPRLQGEALRSLFQALRCWAPPHHPHCVTALAQLRPLEGGDSGEEAEPEPRPPSPIGSRALQLLLHFRDPAPIVGGLRALPPPALPGLARSPPGSRIWDAILGSKTVPKNDKKRLLKRLKGHWGALAMDKSGSRVLDTAWACSPLPQRVQMASELAPLLPRLLRDPLGRGVARRLSLELFLRLRPQWEGLQRGRGLQL; encoded by the exons ATGGTGGTTCACGCTGAGCCCCCCCCTGAGCCCGACATGTCGCGACAGTGGCGACAGTCGGCGCCTCGCCTCGATCCCGACACTGCCGAATATTTCCGGAGGGCCCTGGAGACGCTGGAGGAGGGGCTGAGCGAGGAGGAGCTCG CCCTGTTCGCTCCCAACGTGCTCTCAGAGCTCTCCCGCTGCCTCCCTTCAGCAGCGCTGCACCCCAGCTCCTcccggctgctgctgcagctgctgccccattGCCCCCCCGAGACCCTCACCCCCTTTATCTCCCATTTGGGGGGGGTCTCCCGCCACCCCCGGGGGTCCCGAGCGCTCGAGGCCGCGCTGGGCCGGGCGCTGGCGGCGCTGGGGGCGGGGCTTGCGCTGGGGGCGGGGCTGGAGGGGGCGGTGACGGAGCTGGGGGCGGAGcttgggagggatttggggggcgtGGCCCGGGATGCCAACGGCAGCTTCGTgctcagggccctgctggggctgctcagtggTGGTGCTGACCCAG TCCCTCCTCCCAAGGGGGCGGAGCCAAAGGCAAAGAAGGCGGAGCTAAAGGCCAAGGGGGCGTGGTCACTGCCAGAGGGGGCGGAGCTTCCACCCTCGTTCCGCcccctgctggaggagctggcacaggggctggagcagcaaatCCCAG ccctgctgagcccggCCTGCGccagcctgtgcctgcagggGGCGCTCCGGGCCCTGCACCGCAGCCAATCACCTTCCTGCGCCCGCTTCTGCCGCGCCCTGATTGGCTGCCTCAGCCAGGACAGCCCCGCCCACGACCAGAG CCCTCTGCTGACGTCACTACAGGACCCCGACCGGTcccgcctcctggaggcggccATGACAGTCCTGGACCCCCCGGGGCTCCGCGAGCTCTTCCGGGGTCACCTGCGGGGTCACCTGAGGGGCGTGGCCTCTCACCGAGTGGCCAATCACGGCCTGCAGAGGCTCCTGGACCACGCCCCCGAGGATGTG GTGTCAGAGGCGCTGTCGGAGCTTGGCCCCGCCCTCCAGGAGCCGCTGGCCCGGGGTCACCCCGGGGTcatcctggccctgctgggggcGGCCCTGAGGCACCCCCGGCTCCAGGGGGAGGCGCTCAGGAGCCTCTTCCAG GCTTTGCGCTGCTGGGCCCCGCCCCACCACCCCCATTGCGTCAccgccctggcccagctccgcCCCCTGGAGGGCGGGGACAGCGGCGAGGAGGCGGAGCCTGAG CCCCGCCCCCCGTCTCCCATTGGCTCCCGCGCtcttcagctcctcctccatTTCCGTGACCCCGCCCCCATCGTGGGGGGGCTGCGGGCGCTGCcccccccggccctgcccggcctggCCCGGAGCCCCCCCGGGAGCCGAATTTGGGACGCGATTTTGGGGTCAAAAACCGTCCCCAAAAACGACAAAAAACGGCTCCTGAAACGCCTCAAG GGTCATTGGGGAGCGCTGGCCATGGACAAGAGCGGGAGCCGAGTGCTGGACACGGCCTGGgcctgcagccccctcccccAGAGGGTCCAGATGGCTTcggaattgg CCCCGCTCCTGCCCCGGCTGCTCCGGGACCCCCTCGGCCGCGGCGTCGCCCgaaggctcagcctggagctgttCCTGAGGCTCCGCCCCCAGtgggaggggctgcagagggggcggggcctccAGCTCTGA
- the LOC141731727 gene encoding nucleolar protein 9-like isoform X2, producing the protein MVVHAEPPPEPDMSRQWRQSAPRLDPDTAEYFRRALETLEEGLSEEELALFAPNVLSELSRCLPSAALHPSSSRLLLQLLPHCPPETLTPFISHLGGVSRHPRGSRALEAALGRALAALGAGLALGAGLEGAVTELGAELGRDLGGVARDANGSFVLRALLGLLSGGADPVPPPKGAEPKAKKAELKAKGAWSLPEGAELPPSFRPLLEELAQGLEQQIPALLSPACASLCLQGALRALHRSQSPSCARFCRALIGCLSQDSPAHDQSPLLTSLQDPDRSRLLEAAMTVLDPPGLRELFRGHLRGHLRGVASHRVANHGLQRLLDHAPEDVVSEALSELGPALQEPLARGHPGVILALLGAALRHPRLQGEALRSLFQALRCWAPPHHPHCVTALAQLRPLEGGDSGEEAEPEGHWGALAMDKSGSRVLDTAWACSPLPQRVQMASELAPLLPRLLRDPLGRGVARRLSLELFLRLRPQWEGLQRGRGLQL; encoded by the exons ATGGTGGTTCACGCTGAGCCCCCCCCTGAGCCCGACATGTCGCGACAGTGGCGACAGTCGGCGCCTCGCCTCGATCCCGACACTGCCGAATATTTCCGGAGGGCCCTGGAGACGCTGGAGGAGGGGCTGAGCGAGGAGGAGCTCG CCCTGTTCGCTCCCAACGTGCTCTCAGAGCTCTCCCGCTGCCTCCCTTCAGCAGCGCTGCACCCCAGCTCCTcccggctgctgctgcagctgctgccccattGCCCCCCCGAGACCCTCACCCCCTTTATCTCCCATTTGGGGGGGGTCTCCCGCCACCCCCGGGGGTCCCGAGCGCTCGAGGCCGCGCTGGGCCGGGCGCTGGCGGCGCTGGGGGCGGGGCTTGCGCTGGGGGCGGGGCTGGAGGGGGCGGTGACGGAGCTGGGGGCGGAGcttgggagggatttggggggcgtGGCCCGGGATGCCAACGGCAGCTTCGTgctcagggccctgctggggctgctcagtggTGGTGCTGACCCAG TCCCTCCTCCCAAGGGGGCGGAGCCAAAGGCAAAGAAGGCGGAGCTAAAGGCCAAGGGGGCGTGGTCACTGCCAGAGGGGGCGGAGCTTCCACCCTCGTTCCGCcccctgctggaggagctggcacaggggctggagcagcaaatCCCAG ccctgctgagcccggCCTGCGccagcctgtgcctgcagggGGCGCTCCGGGCCCTGCACCGCAGCCAATCACCTTCCTGCGCCCGCTTCTGCCGCGCCCTGATTGGCTGCCTCAGCCAGGACAGCCCCGCCCACGACCAGAG CCCTCTGCTGACGTCACTACAGGACCCCGACCGGTcccgcctcctggaggcggccATGACAGTCCTGGACCCCCCGGGGCTCCGCGAGCTCTTCCGGGGTCACCTGCGGGGTCACCTGAGGGGCGTGGCCTCTCACCGAGTGGCCAATCACGGCCTGCAGAGGCTCCTGGACCACGCCCCCGAGGATGTG GTGTCAGAGGCGCTGTCGGAGCTTGGCCCCGCCCTCCAGGAGCCGCTGGCCCGGGGTCACCCCGGGGTcatcctggccctgctgggggcGGCCCTGAGGCACCCCCGGCTCCAGGGGGAGGCGCTCAGGAGCCTCTTCCAG GCTTTGCGCTGCTGGGCCCCGCCCCACCACCCCCATTGCGTCAccgccctggcccagctccgcCCCCTGGAGGGCGGGGACAGCGGCGAGGAGGCGGAGCCTGAG GGTCATTGGGGAGCGCTGGCCATGGACAAGAGCGGGAGCCGAGTGCTGGACACGGCCTGGgcctgcagccccctcccccAGAGGGTCCAGATGGCTTcggaattgg CCCCGCTCCTGCCCCGGCTGCTCCGGGACCCCCTCGGCCGCGGCGTCGCCCgaaggctcagcctggagctgttCCTGAGGCTCCGCCCCCAGtgggaggggctgcagagggggcggggcctccAGCTCTGA